The Providencia sp. PROV188 genome includes a region encoding these proteins:
- the metC gene encoding cystathionine beta-lyase — protein MANIRPETQLVHLGRNPKFTQKGVNPVIQRTSSVIFDSVEDKKHAVRNRANGVLMYGRRGTQTHFAFQEAMTELECGAGCVLYPSGAAAITNAIMSFISAGDHILVTGSAYDPTQNFCDKILTNLNVETNYFDPLTGAKIADLIRPNTKIVFLESPGSITMEVHDLPAIVKAIRQKSPEIIIMLDNTWAAGVLLKPLLFDVDISIQSATKYINGHSDGMLGVAVANQRCIETLRENSYLLGQTADPDTVYMAGRGLHTLPTRLKQHEANSLAVANWLVEHPAVAHVFHPALPGHPGHEFFKRDFSGCNGLFSFQLNSRLSPKQFSDFLDHFSHFKMGYSWGGFESLILGYQTEDLLSMRQYNYQPDSGSFFRLHVGLEHPQDLIDDLQRAFARI, from the coding sequence AACATAAGACCAGAAACCCAGCTCGTGCATCTTGGTAGAAACCCTAAATTCACTCAAAAAGGGGTAAACCCTGTCATTCAACGTACCTCTTCCGTGATTTTTGATTCGGTAGAAGATAAAAAGCATGCTGTACGCAATCGCGCAAATGGCGTATTAATGTATGGTCGCCGAGGTACACAGACCCATTTTGCTTTCCAAGAAGCGATGACCGAATTGGAATGTGGTGCTGGCTGTGTTCTTTACCCTTCAGGTGCAGCAGCGATCACCAATGCCATTATGTCATTTATCAGCGCGGGGGATCATATTCTGGTCACGGGGTCAGCCTATGACCCGACACAAAACTTCTGCGACAAAATCCTCACTAATTTGAATGTTGAAACGAATTATTTCGACCCATTAACTGGCGCAAAAATTGCCGATTTAATCCGTCCAAATACCAAAATTGTTTTTTTGGAATCGCCAGGTTCTATCACTATGGAAGTCCATGACCTTCCTGCTATTGTAAAAGCCATTCGTCAAAAATCCCCAGAAATCATTATCATGCTCGATAATACATGGGCTGCGGGTGTCTTACTTAAACCTCTTTTATTTGATGTAGATATCTCTATTCAATCCGCGACAAAGTACATTAATGGTCATTCAGATGGCATGTTAGGGGTCGCTGTTGCCAACCAGCGCTGCATCGAAACTTTGCGAGAAAATTCATATTTATTGGGGCAAACTGCCGATCCTGATACTGTTTACATGGCTGGTAGAGGTCTTCACACCTTACCAACCCGCCTCAAGCAGCATGAAGCGAACAGTTTAGCCGTCGCAAACTGGTTAGTAGAGCATCCCGCTGTGGCACATGTTTTTCATCCTGCACTTCCAGGCCACCCTGGGCATGAATTCTTTAAACGGGATTTTAGTGGCTGCAACGGGTTGTTTTCATTTCAATTAAATTCGCGGTTATCCCCTAAACAGTTCAGCGATTTTCTCGACCACTTTAGCCATTTTAAAATGGGGTATTCATGGGGCGGGTTTGAATCACTGATTCTTGGTTATCAAACCGAAGATTTACTCAGTATGCGCCAATACAATTATCAACCGGATAGTGGGTCGTTTTTCCGTCTGCATGTCGGCTTAGAACACCCGCAAGATCTCATTGATGATTTACAACGTGCTTTCGCGCGCATTTAA